Genomic window (Streptosporangium brasiliense):
ACCCCGCCTCGACCGAGCTGCTGGAGTTCAACACCTGGACCCACACCGCCCTCTGGCTGGGCGAGCAGCACACCTTCGCGGGCGACATGCTCGATCACCCCTCGCACGCGGGCGGCCCGGAGGGGCGCGCGCCCAGGACGCTGGAGCACTCCTACGTCCAGGGGTCGGCGCTCTTCGTCAGGGCCGAGGTGCTGCGCGAGGTGGGCCTGCTCGACGAGGTCTTCCACACCTACTACGAGGAGGTGGACCTGTGCCGCCGCACCCGCTGGGCGGGCTGGCGGGTGGCCCTGCTCCTCGACCTCGGCATCCAGCACTACGGCGGGGGCGGCACCCCCGGCGGCAGCACCTACACCCGCGTGAACATGCGGCGTAACCGCTACTACTACCTGTTCACCGACGTGGACTGGGGCCCGTTCAAGACGGCCAGGCTCGCCGCCCGCTGGTTCGTCTCCGACCTCATGGGCAACGGCGTGGGCGGCCGGACCACGCCGGCCACGGGGACCAGGGAGACCGTGGAGGCAGTGGGGTGGCTCGCCCGCCGGGTGCCCGTCATCCTGGACCGCCGCGTGCGCCATCGCTCGTTGCGGGCCCGCGGCCGGCGGTCGCCGGCGGTGCGCGCGGAGCGGGAGAGGCCGGTGGACGGGTGAACCGGGCTCGGATCCTCATCTCCGGGAACTTCCACTGGCAGGCGGGATTCAGCCAGACCGTGGCCGCCTACGTGCGGGCGGCGGAGGAGGTGGGCTGCGAGATCCGCGTCAGCGCGCCGCTGTCGCGGATGGACGCCGAGGTGCCGCGGCACCTGCCGGTCGAGCAGGACGTCCGCTGGGGCACGCATCTGGTCCTCATGTTCGAGGCCAGGCAGTTCCTGACCGCGGACCAGATCGAGCTGGCCGGCTCGTTCCCCAGGGACCGCCGGCTGATCGTCGACTTCGACGGGCACTGGGGAGCCGGGGAGGACGCCGCCGGCGACAGCGCGTCGAACAAGTACTCCGTCGAGAGCTGGCGCCTGCTCTACTCCACGCTGAGCGATCTGGTCCTCCAGCCCAAGGTGTCCGGGCCGTTGCCCCCGGGAGCGGAGTTCTTCAAGTGCTTCGGGCTGCCCCGGGCCGTGTCGCACCCGCTGGAGCTCGGCCGCAAGCGTGACTACGACCTCCAGTACATCGGCAGCAACTGGTGTCGCTGGGAGCCGCTCGCCGAGGTCGTGGAGGCCGCGGCGCGGGCCCGGCCGCCGCTGCGCCGGCTACGGGTCTGCGGCCGCTGGTGGGAGGGCGAGACCTGCCCCGGGTTCGAGGACATCACCTCCGGCGAGCCGGGCTGGCTGCGCCGGCGAGGCGTCGAGGTCCACCCGCCGGTGCCCTTCGACCACGTCATCCAGGAGATGGGCCGGGCGTTGATCTCGCCGATCCTCGTCAGCCCGATGGTGACCAGGACGGGCCTGCTCACCGCCCGGCTGTTCGAGACGCTCGCCTCGGGCAGCCTGCCCGTGCTGCCGGCCGAGGCGGAGTTCATGGCCCCCGTCTACGGCGACGACGCCGCGCACCTGACGCTGGGCGCCGACCCCGCCGCCGTGCTCACCCGCCTGACCGCGGACTACGAACACCACGCGCGGATCGTGGGCGGCGTCCAGGACCGGCTGCGCGTCGAGTACGGCTACCGCCGCGTGCTCGAAGACCTGCTGAGCTTCTTCCGCTGAGGAGACCGCGATGGAACCGCTGACGATCGCGTTGGTCAACGTGCCGCTGCGGCTGCCCACCGACACGCGGAAGTGGATCACCGTCCCCCCGCAGGGATACGGCGGCATCCAGTGGGTGGTGGCGAACCTCATGAACGGCCTGCTGGAGCTCGGGCACGAGGTCTTCCTGCTCGGCGCCCCGGGGAGCCCGGTCACCCATCCGCGCCTCACGGTCGTGCCCGCCGGGGAGCCGGAGGACATCCGGGAGTGGTTGCGCACGGCGCGGGTGGACGTGGTGAACGACCACAGCTGCGGCGCGGTCGACCCCACCGAGTTCCGCCCGGGTGTGGCCCTGATCAGCTCGCACCACATGACCACGCGCCCGCGCAACACGGCTGGCTGCGTCTACAGCTCGAAGGCGCAGCGGGCACACTGCGGAGGCGGTCCGGACGCACCGGTGATACCGATCCCGGTGGATCCGGCCAACTACCGGACGGCCACGCGGAAGGAGGACTTCCTGCTGTTCATGGGCAGGATCTCGCCGCACAAGGGCGCGCTGGAGGCCGCCGCGTTCGCCCACGCCTGCGGGCGGACCCTCCTGATGGCCGGGCCCGCCTGGGAACCCGACTACCTCGACCGGATCAGACGCGACCACGGCGACGCCGTCGAGCTGGTCGGCGAGGTGGGCGGGCCGCGGCGCAACGAGCTGCTGGCGACGGCCGCGGCGGTGCTGGCGCTGTCGCAGCCGGCCACCGGCCCCTGGGGCGGCATCTGGTGCGAGCCCGGCGCCACGGTGGTCTCCGAGGCCGCCGCCAGCGGCACTCCCGTGGTGGGCACCCGGAACGGCTGCCTGGCCGAGATCGTGCCGCCGGTGGGCGGGCTGGTGCCGTACGGCTCCGCCTTCGACGGGCACGAGGCCCGCGGGGTCCTGGAACGGCTCCCCGCGCCCGGCGAGGTCCGGGAGGAGGCCATCCGGCTGTGGGGCCATGTGGAGATCGCCAGGCGCTACGAGGAGGTGTTCCGGGCCGCGCTGGCTGGCGCCTCGTGGGGCTGAGCCGCCGGCCGCCGGTTCAGCCGTCGACGAGCCACGGCCGGGGTTCGGGGTCCGCCACCTCGACGGCGGGCCCCATGAACACCAGCACGTAGGCGCGCCGCGGCTGGTCGGTCCGGTTCGGGCCCGCGTAGTGGGGGGTCCGGAAATCGTGCATCACCGCCCCGCCGGGAGCCAGCGGGCAGGGGACTCCGGCCGTCTCGTCCACCTCTTCCGTCATCAGCCCGCGGATGCGGTCGTCGTGGTCGATGTGGTGGTGCGGCAGGACGGGCCCCCGGTGCAGGCCGGGCGCGTAGTGCAGGCAGCCGCTGTCCACCGTGGCGTCGTCCAGCGTCGTCCAGATGCTGAGGCCGCGACGGGCCCAGCGCGGGTCCATGTACGCCTCGTCCTGGTGCCAGGGCGTCGGGGCGCCGTACCCCGGTGGTTTCAGAATCGCGTGCCCGTAGAATTCGAGTTCTTCCTCCGGAATCTCCAGAAACGCGGAGGCTATTGCGCGGCAGCGTGCGAAGTGCGCGCTCTCCGGTAACTCGGGGGCATACTTCTCGGGGTGGACGATCTGCGGGAGCCGCGGCGGTTCGGCGCCGTCCTTCCGCCCGGCGATGTCGTAGTAATCGGCGGTCCCGGTATTCCCGTGCCGGGCGAACAGTCGGTCGTAGACGCCGCGCAGCCAGGCGACCTCGTCGGCATCGGCGAGTCGCGGAAGAATGGTGAATCCGTCTCGCCGGAATTCCTCTCGGCGAAGGCCGTCGATCTCGCTTCTCAACTCCGTCACGCCCACTGCTCCCTCCCTGGAGAAAGGCTCTCCACGAGAGGATACGAGAGGATCGCGGGCCGATCGCGGCCCGGCGCCGGATAATAGGGAATCAACTAGTATTTACCCGCGAACTCCACGATTAGTGGCCATGGGGTCGATTACCCAATAATCGCCGTGCGAGACTCGTCGAGATGTCCCGGACGATACTGGAGTGAGTTGCCATGACCCGATACAGCGCCGCAGCGCTGGACGTCGGCGGAGTCATTTACTATGACGAGCCTTTCGAACTGGCCTGGCTTCAGGGCACCTTCGACCGGCTCCGCGCCGACGACCCGGCGATGACGCTCGGAGCCTTCATCGAGCACGCCGAACGGTTCTATCTGCGCTCCGACGACGGGACACTGCTCGATTCGGACGCGGCGGCGCAGAGCTGGGCGCAGGTCCGGAGCGCCTGGAGCGAGCTGGCCCAGGAGATCCCCGGCACGGTGGCGGCGGTGGCGGCGATGGCCCGGGAGATCCCCACGGTCATCGTGGCCAACCAGCCGCCCGAATGCGCCGACGTCCTGGCGGACTGGGGGGTGACCGAGGCGTGCGACGCCATGTTCCTCGACTCGCTGGTGGGGGTGTCCAAGCCTGATCCCGCCCTGCTCGGGCTGGCGCTGGAGCATCTCGGCACGGCCCCCGCCGACCTGCTGGTCGTGGGGAACCGGGTCGACCACGATGTGGTGCCCGCGCTCAGCCTGGGCTGCCC
Coding sequences:
- a CDS encoding glycosyltransferase family 2 protein; this encodes MASVRPPRVATITVGTNEIKWLDRGLGSLLDSDVTGFELDVHYVDNASSDGSVEHVEHEFPGVRITRNSRNLGFTGANNVGIRAALADGADYVFLVNPDTWTPPDLIRGLVEFAEKWPQYGIIGPLQYRYDPASTELLEFNTWTHTALWLGEQHTFAGDMLDHPSHAGGPEGRAPRTLEHSYVQGSALFVRAEVLREVGLLDEVFHTYYEEVDLCRRTRWAGWRVALLLDLGIQHYGGGGTPGGSTYTRVNMRRNRYYYLFTDVDWGPFKTARLAARWFVSDLMGNGVGGRTTPATGTRETVEAVGWLARRVPVILDRRVRHRSLRARGRRSPAVRAERERPVDG
- a CDS encoding glycosyltransferase, translated to MEPLTIALVNVPLRLPTDTRKWITVPPQGYGGIQWVVANLMNGLLELGHEVFLLGAPGSPVTHPRLTVVPAGEPEDIREWLRTARVDVVNDHSCGAVDPTEFRPGVALISSHHMTTRPRNTAGCVYSSKAQRAHCGGGPDAPVIPIPVDPANYRTATRKEDFLLFMGRISPHKGALEAAAFAHACGRTLLMAGPAWEPDYLDRIRRDHGDAVELVGEVGGPRRNELLATAAAVLALSQPATGPWGGIWCEPGATVVSEAAASGTPVVGTRNGCLAEIVPPVGGLVPYGSAFDGHEARGVLERLPAPGEVREEAIRLWGHVEIARRYEEVFRAALAGASWG
- a CDS encoding phytanoyl-CoA dioxygenase family protein, whose product is MTELRSEIDGLRREEFRRDGFTILPRLADADEVAWLRGVYDRLFARHGNTGTADYYDIAGRKDGAEPPRLPQIVHPEKYAPELPESAHFARCRAIASAFLEIPEEELEFYGHAILKPPGYGAPTPWHQDEAYMDPRWARRGLSIWTTLDDATVDSGCLHYAPGLHRGPVLPHHHIDHDDRIRGLMTEEVDETAGVPCPLAPGGAVMHDFRTPHYAGPNRTDQPRRAYVLVFMGPAVEVADPEPRPWLVDG
- a CDS encoding HAD family hydrolase, whose protein sequence is MTRYSAAALDVGGVIYYDEPFELAWLQGTFDRLRADDPAMTLGAFIEHAERFYLRSDDGTLLDSDAAAQSWAQVRSAWSELAQEIPGTVAAVAAMAREIPTVIVANQPPECADVLADWGVTEACDAMFLDSLVGVSKPDPALLGLALEHLGTAPADLLVVGNRVDHDVVPALSLGCPVAFVLADTGYRCPPGVHPDLVRHYRAFRAVRTAPPAEGEQVRTIASLAALNAGPGGH